The Ketobacter alkanivorans genome includes the window AGCGCGATGCTTGATGCGCTTGACATTACTGGGAACAAAAAGCGGGTCGTTGTTACAGTGAACGACAGCGCATTCGGGAAAACGCTTTTTAATGGCCGCAAGAGTATCGTTGCTGATCATATCGCAATGACCAGCGATTACTAAGTCAGGCTCGAAGGCATCTACGGTTTCCAGTAAGCGCCGATTGGCTTTTTTGACGCCAAGATCTCGTATGCCCAAAGGTGCCTCAAACGCGGCGACGTCACGATCACTGAATCCCTGGGTATAGTGATCGTTCTTAATTAGTCCGAAGGTCAGTTTCTGTGCCCAGCTGACCCGTGTTTTCCCGTAGCGGCGCAGCTGTTGGTAAGCAATATTGAGTACTCTCATGGAGTGGTGTTCCCAGGGGTGATATTAGCGTAATTTGCTCTCGATTATACCAGTGCTGGTCGCAGCGCATAACCCGTGCGGGTGCAGGTCAGCGCTTTTGTTGCAACAGGCTTTCATAAACCGCCAGGGTGCCTTGCACCTGACTTTCCAGATAGAATTCCTTTGGCAGGTAGATATCGTATTTGGTGCGTAACAGATCACTGACACGCGAGGCAAAAGCTGCAATGTTGTCCGGTTCCACCAGCCCTTGCTGGAAACCCGCATTCAATGATTCGCTGGCGCCGCCGCGGTTGTAGGCCGCAACGGCGCAGCCGCAAGCGAGAGCCTCTGGCACGGTCCGGCCGAAAGGTTCGGATTTGCTGGACATATGACATGTGATGTCGGCTACACCATAGAAGGCCTGAATATCTGAACGGTGACCCACAAAAGTTACCTTGTCGTTCAGGCCCAGCTTATCGCGAAGTTGCAGAAGTTCGTCAAGATAGTGCTCTTTGTTGGCCTCTGCTGCTCCCACCACCACGCCGTGGACGCCAGGCTCCCTTTCGATTAACTTGGCCATCATCTGCAGAAACGCCTCCTGGCCTTTCCAGCGAGATAGGCGCCCCGGCATCAGAATTATGCGCTTTCCCTCTAGTTCGGGGTATTGCTTAAGCAGTGTTGCTCTCCATTGCTCCGAGCAAGCTCTCGGGTTAAACGCTGAGGGGTCCAACCCGCGGTAGATGCGGGTTATGTTTTCCGGGGGTACATCGTAGTTATCCAAAATAT containing:
- a CDS encoding glycosyltransferase family 4 protein — encoded protein: MKIVQVLPALNSGGVERGTVEFAREIAAQGHHSIVVSSGGRMVDQLVAEGTEHIEMPVHKKSLSSLLQVRPMRKLLTELKPDIVHVRSRIPAWIVWLAWRKMPPSTRPGLVSTFHGMYSVTPYSAIMGKAERVISISDCVHQYILDNYDVPPENITRIYRGLDPSAFNPRACSEQWRATLLKQYPELEGKRIILMPGRLSRWKGQEAFLQMMAKLIEREPGVHGVVVGAAEANKEHYLDELLQLRDKLGLNDKVTFVGHRSDIQAFYGVADITCHMSSKSEPFGRTVPEALACGCAVAAYNRGGASESLNAGFQQGLVEPDNIAAFASRVSDLLRTKYDIYLPKEFYLESQVQGTLAVYESLLQQKR